The following proteins are co-located in the Streptomyces sp. DT2A-34 genome:
- a CDS encoding glucose PTS transporter subunit EIIB yields the protein MASKAEKIVAGLGGIDNIEEIEGCITRLRTEVSDPSLVDESALKAAGAHGVVKMGTAIQVVIGTDADPIAAEIEDMM from the coding sequence ATGGCCAGCAAGGCTGAGAAGATCGTCGCCGGGCTCGGCGGCATCGACAACATCGAGGAGATCGAGGGCTGCATCACCCGCCTTCGCACCGAGGTCTCCGACCCCTCGCTGGTCGACGAGTCCGCCCTGAAGGCCGCCGGCGCCCACGGCGTCGTGAAGATGGGCACCGCCATCCAGGTCGTCATCGGCACCGACGCCGACCCGATCGCGGCGGAGATCGAAGACATGATGTGA
- the rph gene encoding ribonuclease PH has translation MPRIDGRTPEQLRPVTIERAWSKHAEGSVLVSFGDTKVLCTASFTEGVPRWRKGSGEGWVTAEYAMLPRATNTRGDRESVRGKIGGRTHEISRLIGRSLRAVIDYKALGENMIVLDCDVLQADGGTRTAAITGAYVALADAVSWAQGKKLIKAGRKPLTGTVSAVSVGIVGGVPLLDLCYEEDVKADTDMNVVCTGDGRFVEVQGTAEAEPFAREELNSLLDLAVSGCGELAEAQRKALDTVLEK, from the coding sequence ATTCCTCGAATCGACGGCCGCACCCCCGAACAGCTCCGCCCGGTCACCATCGAACGCGCCTGGAGCAAGCACGCGGAGGGCTCCGTCCTCGTCTCCTTCGGCGACACGAAGGTCCTGTGCACCGCCTCCTTCACCGAAGGTGTCCCGCGCTGGCGCAAGGGCAGCGGCGAGGGCTGGGTCACCGCCGAGTACGCCATGCTGCCGCGCGCCACCAACACCCGCGGCGACCGTGAGTCCGTCCGGGGCAAGATCGGCGGCCGCACACACGAGATCAGCCGCCTCATCGGCCGCTCCCTGCGCGCGGTCATCGACTACAAGGCGCTCGGCGAGAACATGATCGTCCTCGACTGCGACGTCCTCCAGGCCGACGGCGGTACGCGTACGGCGGCCATCACCGGCGCCTACGTCGCGCTCGCGGACGCCGTCTCCTGGGCCCAGGGCAAGAAGCTGATCAAGGCCGGCCGCAAGCCGCTCACCGGCACGGTCAGCGCCGTCTCGGTCGGCATCGTCGGCGGCGTACCGCTCCTCGACCTCTGCTACGAGGAGGACGTGAAGGCCGACACCGACATGAACGTCGTCTGCACCGGCGACGGCCGCTTCGTCGAGGTCCAGGGCACCGCCGAGGCCGAGCCCTTCGCCCGCGAGGAGCTCAACTCCCTGCTGGACCTCGCGGTTTCCGGCTGCGGGGAGCTGGCGGAAGCGCAGCGCAAGGCACTTGATACCGTCCTCGAAAAGTAA
- the rdgB gene encoding RdgB/HAM1 family non-canonical purine NTP pyrophosphatase, producing MTRLILATRNAGKITELRAILADAGLHHDLVGADAYPDVPDVKETGVTFAENALLKAHALARATGLPAVADDSGLCVDVLNGAPGIFSARWAGRHGDDRANLELLLAQLSDIDDVHRGAHFACAAALALPDGTERVVEGQLRGSLRHTPVGTNGFGYDPILQPEGETRTCAELSPEEKNAISHRGKAFRALVPVVRQLLAQ from the coding sequence ATGACCCGTCTCATCCTCGCCACCCGTAACGCCGGGAAGATCACCGAGCTCAGGGCGATCCTCGCCGACGCAGGGCTGCATCATGACCTCGTCGGCGCGGACGCCTACCCGGATGTCCCCGACGTCAAGGAAACCGGCGTCACCTTCGCCGAGAACGCCCTGCTGAAGGCGCACGCCCTGGCCCGGGCGACCGGGCTGCCCGCCGTCGCCGACGACTCGGGGCTGTGCGTCGACGTCCTGAACGGCGCCCCCGGCATCTTCTCCGCCCGCTGGGCCGGCCGGCACGGTGACGACAGGGCCAACCTGGAGCTGCTGCTGGCCCAGTTGTCCGACATCGACGACGTCCACCGGGGCGCCCACTTCGCCTGCGCGGCGGCGCTCGCTCTGCCGGACGGGACGGAGCGGGTGGTCGAGGGGCAGTTGCGGGGCAGCCTGCGCCACACGCCGGTGGGCACGAACGGCTTCGGGTACGACCCCATCCTCCAGCCGGAGGGGGAGACGCGGACCTGCGCCGAGCTGAGCCCCGAGGAGAAGAACGCGATCAGCCACCGGGGCAAGGCGTTCCGGGCGCTGGTGCCGGTCGTGCGCCAACTCCTCGCGCAGTAA
- the bcp gene encoding thioredoxin-dependent thiol peroxidase: MSERLQPGDVAPAFTLPDADGNEVSLSDHKGRKVIVYFYPAALTPGCTKQACDFTDNLELLAGAGYDVIGVSPDKPEKLAKFRDQESLKITLLADPEKSVTEAYGAYGEKKNYGKTYMGVIRSTVIVDEEGKVERALYNVRATGHVAKIIKDLGI, translated from the coding sequence ATGAGCGAGCGACTCCAGCCGGGGGACGTGGCCCCCGCCTTCACCCTGCCCGACGCCGACGGCAACGAGGTGTCCCTTTCGGATCACAAGGGCCGCAAGGTCATCGTGTACTTCTACCCGGCGGCCCTGACGCCCGGCTGCACCAAGCAGGCCTGTGACTTCACGGACAACCTGGAGCTGCTGGCCGGCGCCGGGTACGACGTGATCGGCGTCTCCCCCGACAAGCCGGAGAAGCTCGCCAAGTTCCGCGACCAGGAGTCCCTGAAGATCACGCTGCTCGCCGACCCGGAGAAGTCCGTCACCGAGGCCTACGGGGCCTACGGCGAGAAGAAGAACTACGGCAAGACGTACATGGGCGTCATCCGGTCCACGGTGATCGTGGACGAGGAGGGCAAGGTCGAGCGGGCGCTGTACAACGTGCGGGCGACCGGCCACGTGGCGAAGATCATCAAGGATCTGGGCATCTGA
- a CDS encoding DUF3618 domain-containing protein, whose translation MADTSDTRTPAQIEADIKARRAALAETLDEIGVRVHPKTIVGDAKAKVVSNIDHTLGRAYVGVNRAVSDVKAKFTDEEGAPRLERIVPVALVAVGLVGLLALGTRRRRD comes from the coding sequence GTGGCGGACACGTCGGACACCAGAACACCGGCGCAGATCGAGGCGGACATCAAAGCCCGCCGCGCAGCGCTGGCCGAGACGCTCGACGAGATCGGGGTGCGCGTGCACCCCAAGACGATCGTCGGTGACGCCAAGGCCAAGGTCGTCTCCAACATCGACCACACGCTCGGACGGGCCTACGTCGGGGTCAACCGGGCCGTGAGCGATGTGAAGGCCAAGTTCACCGACGAGGAGGGCGCGCCCCGCCTGGAGCGGATCGTGCCCGTCGCACTCGTCGCCGTCGGCCTCGTGGGGCTGTTGGCCCTCGGCACCCGGCGCCGCAGGGACTGA
- a CDS encoding co-chaperone GroES yields MSANRNEHSTHHDKLPIRMLHDRVLVRQDTSEGERRSGGGILIPATAAVGRRLAWAEVVAVGQNVRTVETGDRVLYDPEDRAEVEVRGVAYVLMRERDLHAVAADRFEGSEDSTGLYL; encoded by the coding sequence GTGAGCGCCAACAGAAACGAGCACAGCACCCACCACGACAAGCTGCCCATCCGGATGCTGCACGACCGTGTACTCGTGCGGCAGGACACCAGCGAGGGCGAGCGGCGTTCCGGTGGCGGCATCCTCATCCCCGCCACCGCCGCCGTCGGCCGTCGGCTGGCCTGGGCCGAGGTCGTCGCGGTGGGGCAGAACGTACGGACCGTGGAGACCGGCGACCGGGTCCTGTACGACCCGGAGGACCGTGCCGAGGTCGAGGTGCGCGGGGTCGCGTATGTGCTCATGCGCGAGCGTGATCTGCACGCCGTGGCCGCCGACCGGTTCGAGGGGTCGGAGGACTCGACGGGGCTCTACCTGTAA
- a CDS encoding transglycosylase domain-containing protein — protein sequence MSDEQQPPQQPTRKPGRPKRTGWRRIIPTWRTVLGTFVIGALLLFGLFFLGYSMVKIPPANALATKQANVYMYADGTVIARDGQVNRENVTLAQMSKAAQHAILAAEDRDFYTESAIDPKAMLRAAWNTATGKGKQSGSTITQQYVKNYYLRQDQTVTRKVKEFFISIKLDREVTKDEILEGYLNTSFFGRNAYGIQAAAQAYYGMDAKDLDPARAAYLAALVNAPSEYDVVAHPENKSAVVARWNYVLDGMVTKGWLSESKRAGMKFPMPKEASGSTGLSGQRGYIVGIVKDYLTKNKIVSAEELEAGGYRVTTTLHKDKQDAFVDAVNDQLMSKLDKKNNKVDTYVRAGGASVDPKTGKVVAMYNGIDYVKQYTPNATRRDFQVGSTFKPFVFTSAVENGSTTQDGRQITPNTIYDGTNKRPVQGWSGGSYDPANEDDVSYGDINVRTATDKSVNSVYAQMAVDVGPEKVKDTAVELGLPASTPELYPSPSIALGVATASVLDMAEAYATLANHGKHGTYTMIEKITKDGADVIEMPKRKTSQVVSREAADTTTSVLQSVVDNGTATAAQAAGRPAAGKTGTAEEDQAAWFAGYTPELATVVAVMGQDPVTAKHKSLYGAMGLDRINGGGAPTEIWAQYTKTALKGKPVSDFDLELQEGADQPQYPTTDPTQGDPGTGGQDNGGTTGDTTTGGTDTEGQTGGETPGQTDGGTTGDTTTGGTTDGGTTTDGGTTGDTDTGGTTDGGTTTDGGTTGDTDTGGTGTGGSTAGDTTTGGTDTGGGGTTGTTGGPD from the coding sequence ATGAGCGACGAGCAGCAGCCGCCACAGCAACCGACCCGGAAGCCGGGGCGGCCGAAACGCACGGGCTGGCGACGGATCATCCCGACCTGGCGCACCGTGCTCGGCACCTTCGTCATCGGCGCACTGCTGCTCTTCGGCCTGTTCTTCCTCGGCTACTCCATGGTCAAGATCCCGCCGGCCAACGCGCTCGCCACCAAGCAGGCCAACGTCTATATGTACGCGGACGGCACCGTGATCGCCCGCGACGGTCAGGTCAACCGGGAGAACGTCACCCTCGCGCAGATGTCCAAGGCCGCCCAGCACGCGATCCTGGCCGCCGAGGACCGCGACTTCTACACCGAGTCCGCCATCGACCCCAAGGCGATGCTGCGCGCGGCCTGGAACACGGCCACCGGCAAGGGCAAGCAGTCCGGCTCCACGATCACCCAGCAGTACGTGAAGAACTACTACCTGCGTCAGGACCAGACCGTCACCCGAAAGGTGAAGGAGTTCTTCATCTCGATCAAGCTGGACCGTGAGGTGACCAAGGACGAGATCCTCGAGGGCTACCTCAACACCAGCTTCTTCGGCCGCAACGCCTACGGCATCCAGGCCGCCGCCCAGGCCTACTACGGCATGGACGCCAAGGACCTGGACCCGGCCCGCGCCGCCTACCTGGCCGCGCTGGTCAACGCGCCCAGCGAGTACGACGTCGTCGCCCACCCGGAGAACAAGTCCGCGGTCGTGGCCCGTTGGAACTACGTCCTCGACGGCATGGTCACCAAGGGCTGGCTGTCCGAGAGCAAGCGGGCGGGCATGAAGTTCCCGATGCCGAAGGAGGCCTCGGGCTCCACCGGGCTGTCCGGGCAGCGCGGTTACATCGTGGGGATCGTCAAGGACTATCTGACCAAGAACAAGATCGTCAGCGCCGAGGAACTCGAGGCCGGCGGTTACCGCGTCACCACCACCCTGCACAAGGACAAGCAGGACGCCTTCGTCGACGCCGTCAACGACCAGCTGATGTCCAAGCTGGACAAGAAGAACAACAAGGTCGACACCTACGTCCGCGCGGGCGGCGCCTCCGTGGACCCGAAGACCGGCAAGGTCGTCGCGATGTACAACGGCATCGACTACGTGAAGCAGTACACCCCGAACGCCACCCGCCGGGACTTCCAGGTCGGCTCCACCTTCAAGCCGTTCGTCTTCACCTCGGCCGTGGAGAACGGGTCGACCACGCAGGACGGCCGCCAGATCACCCCGAACACGATCTATGACGGCACCAACAAACGCCCCGTCCAGGGCTGGAGCGGCGGCAGCTACGACCCCGCGAACGAGGACGACGTCTCCTACGGCGACATCAACGTCCGTACGGCCACCGACAAGTCCGTCAACTCGGTGTACGCGCAGATGGCGGTCGACGTGGGTCCCGAAAAGGTGAAGGACACCGCTGTCGAGCTCGGCCTGCCGGCGAGCACCCCGGAGCTGTACCCGTCCCCGTCCATCGCGCTCGGCGTGGCCACCGCCAGCGTCCTCGACATGGCGGAGGCCTACGCGACGCTCGCCAACCACGGCAAGCACGGCACGTACACCATGATCGAGAAGATCACCAAGGACGGCGCCGACGTCATCGAGATGCCGAAGCGCAAGACCTCCCAGGTCGTCAGCCGCGAGGCCGCCGACACCACGACCTCCGTCCTGCAGAGCGTCGTCGACAACGGGACCGCCACCGCCGCCCAGGCCGCCGGCCGCCCGGCGGCGGGCAAGACCGGTACGGCGGAGGAGGACCAGGCCGCCTGGTTCGCCGGCTACACCCCCGAACTCGCCACCGTCGTCGCCGTCATGGGCCAGGACCCGGTCACGGCCAAGCACAAGTCGCTGTACGGCGCGATGGGCCTGGACCGCATCAACGGCGGCGGCGCGCCCACCGAGATCTGGGCCCAGTACACGAAGACGGCGCTGAAGGGGAAGCCGGTCAGCGACTTCGACCTGGAGCTCCAGGAGGGCGCCGACCAGCCCCAGTACCCGACGACCGACCCGACCCAGGGCGACCCGGGCACCGGTGGCCAGGACAACGGCGGCACCACCGGGGACACGACCACCGGCGGGACGGACACCGAGGGCCAGACCGGTGGTGAGACGCCGGGCCAGACGGACGGCGGCACGACGGGCGACACGACGACCGGCGGCACGACCGACGGGGGTACGACCACCGACGGCGGCACCACCGGCGACACCGACACCGGCGGCACGACCGACGGAGGCACGACCACCGACGGCGGCACCACCGGCGACACCGACACCGGCGGAACGGGCACCGGAGGCAGTACGGCCGGCGACACCACGACCGGCGGGACGGACACCGGAGGCGGCGGAACGACGGGAACCACGGGCGGGCCGGACTAG
- a CDS encoding ABC-2 family transporter protein has translation MGSGRLYLAVAVGGFRRYATYRAATAAGVFTNTVFGVILVYTYLALWDEKPHLGGYDQAQAVTYVWLGQCLYATLAIQGGGAEKDLMQRIRTGEIAVDLYRPADLQLWWLAGDVGRALFQMLGRGVLPFVFGAVFFPMALPTDVTPWAAFVVALLLATVVSFAIRYLAALSVFWLMDGMGVNQALMITGIFFSGMVLPLNAFPGVFGDIVRVLPWAAQLQMPADVLMGETDPLRAYAFQAAWAVALLAAGRLVQSAATRRVVVQGG, from the coding sequence GTGGGATCGGGGCGGTTGTACTTAGCCGTCGCGGTGGGCGGGTTCAGAAGATACGCGACTTATCGGGCGGCGACGGCGGCCGGGGTGTTCACCAACACCGTCTTCGGCGTGATCCTCGTCTACACCTACTTGGCGCTGTGGGACGAGAAGCCGCATCTCGGCGGGTACGACCAGGCGCAGGCCGTGACCTATGTGTGGCTGGGCCAGTGCCTCTACGCGACGCTGGCCATTCAGGGCGGCGGTGCCGAGAAGGACCTGATGCAGCGCATCCGCACCGGTGAGATCGCCGTCGACCTGTACCGGCCGGCCGATCTCCAACTGTGGTGGCTGGCGGGCGACGTGGGGCGGGCGCTGTTCCAGATGCTGGGGCGGGGAGTGCTCCCGTTCGTGTTCGGCGCCGTCTTCTTCCCGATGGCGTTGCCGACGGACGTCACCCCTTGGGCGGCCTTCGTGGTCGCCCTCCTGCTGGCGACGGTCGTCAGCTTCGCGATCCGCTACCTGGCGGCGCTGAGCGTGTTCTGGCTGATGGACGGCATGGGCGTCAACCAGGCCCTGATGATCACGGGGATCTTCTTCTCCGGCATGGTGCTGCCCCTGAACGCCTTCCCCGGAGTGTTCGGCGACATCGTGCGGGTGCTGCCGTGGGCGGCGCAGCTGCAGATGCCGGCGGACGTGCTCATGGGGGAGACCGACCCGCTGAGGGCGTACGCCTTCCAGGCGGCGTGGGCGGTGGCGTTGCTGGCGGCCGGGCGGCTGGTGCAGTCGGCGGCGACGCGGCGGGTGGTGGTGCAGGGTGGCTGA
- a CDS encoding ABC transporter permease, with the protein MWIRSTMTYRASFVVTVFGNLLVTGLDFVAILLMFSQVDSLGGWPLAEVAFLYGLSATAFGLADLTFGSMDVLGGRMRDGSFDTLLVRPAPVLAQVAADHFALRRLGRITQGVLVLGWGLSAVDVDWTPAKVLLVPVMVVSGGVIFCALFVAGAAFQFLAQDAAEVQNAFTYGGTTLLQYPPTVFGKDFVRGVTFMLPLAFVNWVPAAYVLERPYPLDLPQWAAFVSPLVAAACCAPAGLAWRAGLRSYRSTGS; encoded by the coding sequence ATGTGGATCCGGTCCACCATGACCTACCGCGCCTCCTTCGTGGTCACCGTCTTCGGCAACCTGCTGGTGACCGGCCTGGACTTCGTGGCGATCCTGCTGATGTTCTCGCAGGTCGACTCGCTGGGCGGCTGGCCGCTGGCCGAGGTCGCCTTCCTGTACGGGCTTTCGGCGACGGCGTTCGGGCTCGCCGACCTGACGTTCGGCTCGATGGACGTCCTCGGCGGCCGGATGCGCGACGGTTCCTTCGACACGCTGCTCGTGCGGCCCGCCCCGGTGCTCGCCCAGGTCGCCGCGGACCACTTCGCGCTGCGCCGCCTGGGCCGGATCACCCAGGGGGTACTGGTGCTGGGCTGGGGGCTGTCGGCGGTCGACGTCGACTGGACCCCGGCGAAGGTGCTGCTGGTGCCGGTGATGGTGGTCAGCGGCGGGGTGATCTTCTGCGCCCTGTTCGTGGCGGGCGCGGCGTTCCAGTTCCTGGCGCAGGACGCCGCCGAGGTGCAGAACGCGTTCACGTACGGCGGCACCACGCTGTTGCAGTACCCGCCGACCGTGTTCGGCAAGGACTTCGTGCGCGGGGTGACGTTCATGCTGCCGCTCGCCTTCGTCAACTGGGTGCCGGCCGCCTATGTGCTGGAGCGGCCGTATCCGCTCGACCTGCCGCAGTGGGCGGCCTTCGTCTCCCCGCTGGTGGCGGCGGCGTGCTGTGCGCCGGCGGGACTGGCGTGGCGGGCCGGGCTGCGGTCGTATCGGAGTACGGGAAGTTAG
- a CDS encoding DUF1707 domain-containing protein has protein sequence MTDDAPELRASDADRERVAEILRDALAEGRLDMEEFGERLDATYKARTYGELAPITRDLPVGAVAVPKVDMVKKAELSEGSWADRIVGGEGSSTWGVAVMSGFQRKGRWTAPRRFNCLAFWGGGEIDLREANFADREIEINCVAIMGGVQVVVPPGVEVVVRGFGIMGGFDHREEGVPGDPGAPRVIVTGFAFWGGVGVERKLTRAQRQEVREARRREKLERKAGRRELD, from the coding sequence ATGACCGACGATGCCCCGGAGCTTCGCGCCTCCGACGCCGATCGTGAACGAGTCGCCGAGATCCTGCGGGACGCCCTCGCGGAGGGGCGGCTCGACATGGAGGAGTTCGGGGAACGTCTGGACGCCACGTACAAGGCGCGCACGTACGGGGAACTGGCGCCGATCACCCGGGATCTGCCCGTCGGCGCGGTCGCCGTTCCGAAGGTCGACATGGTGAAGAAGGCCGAGCTCTCGGAGGGGAGTTGGGCGGATCGGATCGTCGGCGGTGAGGGGTCGTCGACGTGGGGTGTCGCCGTGATGTCCGGGTTCCAGCGCAAGGGGCGGTGGACGGCGCCGAGGCGGTTCAACTGCCTCGCCTTCTGGGGTGGCGGGGAGATCGATCTGCGGGAGGCGAACTTCGCGGACCGGGAGATCGAGATCAACTGCGTCGCGATCATGGGCGGGGTCCAGGTCGTGGTGCCGCCCGGGGTCGAGGTCGTGGTGCGCGGGTTCGGGATCATGGGGGGCTTCGACCACCGTGAGGAGGGCGTGCCGGGGGATCCGGGCGCGCCGCGCGTGATCGTGACCGGGTTCGCCTTCTGGGGTGGGGTCGGGGTCGAGCGGAAGCTGACGCGGGCGCAGCGGCAGGAGGTTCGGGAGGCGCGGCGGCGGGAGAAGTTGGAGCGGAAGGCTGGGCGGCGGGAGCTGGACTGA
- a CDS encoding SGNH/GDSL hydrolase family protein, giving the protein MTRRNGYALLAAMVALIVTLSAAIYIGFASDEGSATGKSAPAQEGAARGPAAPASTGIWVGAWSASPVGAEPGTEVAGLAGNSVRNVVHTSVGGKSARITLSNLYGQSALTITHASIAVSAGTGTAAAVADTMRRLTFGGNPTVVIPPGQQVLSDAVRLAIAADSDVLVTTYSPTPSGPVTFHPHARQTSYVAQGDLTEDTTGVAYTGRVEAWRYLTALDVLSNESDGTVVVFGDSLTDGITSTENANRRWTDALSRRLRTAIAAGENVPRYSVVNQGISGNQILASGSGRPADNQAGIGRFNRDVLSRTNVKVVVIDLGVNDILRNPNLADPDRILDGLRTLVRQAHARGLKVIGATLMPFQGHRGYTDAREGVRQQINAEIRAGRVFDAVADFDKAVRDPYNPRKFRPDYDSGDHLHPSDKGYERMAEAFNLQDLKGAAPAEL; this is encoded by the coding sequence ATGACCAGGCGTAACGGTTATGCCTTGCTCGCCGCGATGGTCGCTCTGATCGTCACGCTTTCGGCCGCCATATACATCGGATTCGCCTCCGACGAGGGCAGCGCCACCGGCAAGAGCGCCCCCGCCCAGGAAGGCGCCGCGCGGGGCCCCGCCGCCCCCGCCTCCACCGGCATCTGGGTCGGCGCCTGGTCCGCCTCCCCCGTCGGCGCCGAGCCCGGCACCGAGGTCGCGGGCCTGGCGGGCAACTCGGTCCGCAACGTCGTGCACACCAGTGTCGGCGGCAAGAGCGCCCGGATCACCCTGTCCAACCTCTACGGCCAGTCGGCACTGACGATCACGCACGCGTCGATCGCCGTCTCCGCCGGCACCGGGACCGCGGCGGCCGTCGCGGACACCATGCGCAGGCTGACCTTCGGCGGCAACCCCACGGTCGTCATCCCGCCGGGGCAGCAGGTGCTGAGCGACGCCGTGCGCCTGGCGATCGCCGCGGACAGCGACGTCCTGGTCACCACCTACTCCCCCACCCCGTCCGGCCCGGTCACCTTCCACCCCCACGCACGCCAGACCAGTTACGTCGCCCAGGGCGACCTCACCGAGGACACGACCGGCGTGGCGTACACCGGGCGGGTCGAGGCCTGGCGGTACCTGACCGCGCTGGACGTCCTCAGCAACGAGTCCGACGGCACCGTCGTGGTCTTCGGCGACTCGCTGACCGACGGCATCACGTCCACCGAGAACGCCAACCGCCGCTGGACGGACGCCCTGTCGCGCCGGCTGCGCACGGCGATCGCGGCCGGCGAGAACGTGCCGCGCTACAGCGTCGTCAACCAGGGCATCAGCGGCAACCAGATCCTCGCCAGCGGCTCCGGGCGCCCCGCGGACAACCAGGCCGGCATCGGCCGGTTCAACCGCGACGTCCTCTCCCGTACCAACGTCAAGGTGGTCGTCATCGACCTCGGCGTCAACGACATCCTGCGCAACCCGAACCTCGCCGACCCCGACCGCATCCTCGACGGCCTGCGCACCCTGGTCCGCCAGGCCCACGCCCGCGGCCTGAAGGTCATCGGCGCGACCCTGATGCCCTTCCAGGGCCACCGCGGCTACACCGACGCCCGCGAAGGCGTACGCCAGCAGATCAACGCCGAGATCCGCGCGGGCCGGGTCTTCGACGCGGTGGCGGACTTCGACAAGGCCGTCCGCGATCCGTACAACCCCCGCAAGTTCCGCCCCGACTACGACTCGGGCGACCACCTCCACCCGAGCGACAAGGGCTACGAGCGGATGGCGGAGGCCTTCAACCTCCAGGACCTGAAGGGCGCGGCACCGGCGGAGCTGTAG
- a CDS encoding DUF445 domain-containing protein, producing MRGITGRVERMERTNPDVMGTSDIEEHARPDAADNRRVPVSAVRAMTTFTAADEEKQRGVRRMKITATGMLLFVALVYVLAKWAANAGAGDWANYVAAAAEAGMVGALADWFAVTALFRHPLGIPIPHTAIIPNKKDQLGVSLGEFVGENFLSEDVVRQRLRAVGIGSRLGGWLADPEHADRVTAELSAALRGALTVMRDSDVQAVVGEAITRRADAQDIAPGIGKMLEKIVADGGHKRAVDLIVARAQHWLILHDEEIMDAVQGGAPGWTPKFVDKRVGERVYKELLRFVTEMRDMPSHPARGALDRFLTDFASDLQSDTDTRTRVERLKGEVLGRGEVQDLIASAWTAVRSMIVSAAEDERSELRLRVRASLLSLGSRMAVEPRLQAKVDSWVEGAAVYVVTTYRKEITSLITDTVASWDAEHTTKKIEAHIGRDLQFIRINGTVVGSLAGLVIYTVSRALGA from the coding sequence GTGCGGGGGATCACTGGACGGGTGGAGCGGATGGAACGTACGAATCCGGATGTAATGGGAACATCTGACATAGAGGAGCATGCCCGGCCGGATGCCGCCGATAACCGGCGCGTCCCCGTATCGGCCGTACGTGCGATGACCACGTTCACCGCCGCCGACGAGGAGAAACAGCGCGGCGTACGGCGGATGAAGATCACCGCGACCGGGATGCTGTTGTTCGTGGCGCTGGTGTACGTCCTCGCCAAGTGGGCCGCGAACGCGGGTGCGGGGGACTGGGCGAACTATGTCGCCGCGGCCGCCGAGGCCGGCATGGTCGGCGCGCTGGCCGACTGGTTCGCGGTCACGGCCCTGTTCCGTCACCCGCTGGGCATCCCCATCCCGCACACCGCGATCATCCCCAACAAGAAGGACCAGCTGGGGGTCTCGCTGGGTGAGTTCGTCGGGGAGAACTTCCTCTCCGAGGACGTCGTACGGCAGCGGCTGCGCGCCGTCGGCATCGGCAGCCGGCTGGGCGGATGGCTGGCCGATCCCGAGCACGCGGACCGGGTGACGGCGGAGCTGTCGGCGGCGCTGAGAGGTGCCCTGACGGTCATGCGCGACTCGGACGTCCAGGCGGTGGTGGGCGAGGCGATCACCCGTCGTGCCGACGCCCAGGACATCGCGCCCGGCATAGGGAAGATGCTGGAGAAGATCGTCGCGGACGGCGGCCACAAGCGGGCCGTCGACCTGATCGTCGCGCGGGCGCAGCACTGGCTGATCCTGCACGACGAGGAGATCATGGACGCCGTCCAGGGCGGCGCCCCCGGCTGGACCCCGAAGTTCGTCGACAAGAGGGTCGGCGAGCGCGTCTACAAGGAGCTGCTCCGCTTCGTCACCGAGATGCGCGACATGCCCTCCCACCCGGCCCGCGGCGCCCTCGACCGCTTCCTCACCGACTTCGCCTCCGACCTGCAGTCCGACACGGACACCCGCACGCGTGTCGAGCGGCTCAAGGGCGAGGTGCTGGGGCGCGGCGAGGTCCAGGACCTGATCGCGTCCGCGTGGACCGCCGTACGGTCGATGATCGTCTCGGCCGCGGAGGACGAGCGCAGTGAGCTGCGCCTGCGCGTGCGTGCCTCGCTGCTGTCGCTGGGATCGCGGATGGCGGTCGAGCCGCGGCTCCAGGCCAAGGTCGACAGCTGGGTGGAGGGCGCGGCGGTGTACGTCGTCACCACCTACCGCAAGGAGATCACGTCCCTGATCACGGACACCGTGGCGAGCTGGGACGCCGAGCACACGACGAAGAAGATCGAGGCGCACATCGGTCGCGACCTGCAGTTCATCCGGATCAACGGCACTGTGGTGGGGTCGCTGGCCGGGTTGGTGATCTACACGGTGTCGCGGGCGTTGGGGGCGTAG